One segment of Corynebacterium caspium DSM 44850 DNA contains the following:
- the yajC gene encoding preprotein translocase subunit YajC gives MNSLMLIIVTVGFLILITLNNRKISKKRAEILEMQNSITTGSQVITVAGLHGTVSAVDAETVSLMVAPGVETVWEKTAIASIISPITDEQENTEANNFETGEPTTTDPTN, from the coding sequence ATGAATTCTTTGATGTTAATTATTGTTACTGTGGGTTTTTTAATTCTGATTACTTTAAATAATCGGAAAATAAGTAAAAAGCGAGCAGAAATTCTGGAAATGCAGAATTCTATAACCACTGGCAGTCAGGTAATAACAGTGGCTGGATTGCATGGCACAGTATCAGCGGTAGATGCAGAAACAGTTAGTTTAATGGTGGCTCCCGGAGTGGAAACAGTATGGGAAAAAACAGCTATTGCCTCTATTATTTCCCCGATCACTGATGAGCAGGAAAATACGGAAGCAAATAATTTTGAAACAGGAGAACCCACTACTACAGATCCTACTAACTAA
- the secD gene encoding protein translocase subunit SecD, producing the protein MARTTERRRGTKNPSRSWPARALGIFFILTLLIYALALFTGDRSLSPKLGIDLQGGTRVTLVPQGQEPTPEQLAQARTILERRVNGMGVSGASVVTDGNTLVITVPGEDASQARGLGQTSQLLFRPVAQAEMPNLQELPKVLGEMANRWVEYGIITPEQAKESTNTLITALNTAQQQPTIEQEGTSAEGEAADKTTSVPLVTAPEITATPLPEPANSIEATQRRQEITAILRKDRQSEDPTTQAAARSLMQCSADTPDPLSGTDAADKPLVTCEVSLGQALLLDPAPLLVDGDGEKRLSGSAIDSKRPITGGLNPQSGQMEISFAFDDQGGGKTWSKLTTEYLQKQVAITLDSQIISAPVIQSATPVGSATSITGSFTLQEAQELANNLRYGALPLSFAGENGESGGTTQTIPASLGDASLKAGFIAGIIGLILIAIFAFSYYRLYGLIAILGILLTIVQVYGSLVLLGRWIGYSLDLSGIAGLIIGIGAMADSFVVIYERIKDEVRDGATFRSATGRGWERAKRTIVTGNMVTLIASVAIYFLAVGEVKGFAFTLGMTTVFDLLVTFLLTAPIMVLAARRPFWAKPAVNGMAKVFRLAEIHRANRTSAEEAQK; encoded by the coding sequence GTGGCTAGAACCACAGAACGGCGACGAGGTACCAAGAACCCCTCGCGTAGCTGGCCCGCACGGGCTTTGGGGATATTTTTTATCCTCACACTGTTGATCTATGCGCTCGCGCTATTTACAGGAGATCGTTCCCTTAGCCCCAAACTGGGCATAGACCTTCAAGGTGGTACCCGCGTAACTTTGGTGCCGCAGGGACAAGAGCCAACCCCTGAGCAACTAGCTCAAGCCCGCACAATTTTGGAACGCCGCGTAAACGGCATGGGTGTTTCTGGAGCTAGCGTAGTAACTGACGGTAATACCCTAGTTATTACTGTGCCCGGTGAAGATGCCTCTCAAGCTCGAGGCTTGGGGCAAACTTCGCAGCTACTTTTCCGTCCAGTAGCACAGGCAGAAATGCCAAATTTGCAGGAGCTGCCCAAAGTATTAGGGGAGATGGCTAATCGATGGGTGGAATATGGCATTATCACTCCAGAGCAAGCCAAAGAATCCACTAATACGCTGATCACCGCCTTAAACACTGCGCAACAGCAACCAACCATCGAACAAGAAGGCACCTCTGCTGAAGGGGAAGCGGCAGATAAAACCACTAGTGTTCCACTGGTAACGGCCCCAGAGATCACGGCCACACCTTTGCCAGAGCCGGCAAACTCGATTGAGGCTACCCAACGTCGCCAAGAAATAACTGCAATATTGCGTAAGGATCGCCAATCTGAGGATCCCACTACTCAAGCAGCAGCTCGTTCCTTGATGCAATGTAGTGCTGATACCCCCGATCCGCTTTCTGGTACGGATGCCGCGGATAAGCCCTTGGTTACCTGTGAGGTATCCCTAGGACAGGCACTACTTTTGGATCCGGCACCGCTACTGGTTGACGGTGATGGTGAAAAGCGGCTCAGCGGTTCAGCTATTGATAGCAAGCGTCCAATTACTGGTGGCTTGAATCCGCAGTCAGGTCAGATGGAAATCAGCTTTGCTTTTGATGACCAAGGCGGCGGCAAAACCTGGTCCAAGTTAACCACCGAATATTTGCAAAAACAGGTGGCAATTACTTTGGATTCGCAAATTATTTCGGCACCGGTAATCCAATCAGCTACTCCGGTCGGATCTGCTACTTCAATTACTGGCTCTTTTACGCTGCAAGAAGCCCAAGAACTTGCCAATAATCTGCGCTATGGTGCACTTCCTTTATCCTTTGCAGGTGAAAATGGCGAATCTGGTGGTACCACCCAGACCATTCCAGCTTCTTTAGGTGATGCCTCCCTTAAAGCAGGCTTTATCGCCGGTATTATCGGCCTGATTTTAATTGCCATATTTGCATTCTCTTATTATCGCCTCTATGGCTTGATTGCTATTCTCGGCATCTTATTAACCATCGTCCAGGTTTATGGCTCATTAGTATTATTGGGCCGCTGGATTGGATACTCTCTAGATCTTTCCGGTATTGCCGGTTTGATCATTGGTATTGGTGCGATGGCAGACTCCTTCGTAGTTATTTATGAACGTATTAAAGATGAAGTCCGCGATGGAGCAACTTTCCGTTCCGCTACCGGACGTGGTTGGGAGCGGGCTAAACGCACCATCGTTACCGGTAATATGGTCACCTTGATTGCTTCCGTAGCAATTTACTTCCTAGCCGTTGGCGAGGTTAAGGGATTCGCCTTCACCTTGGGAATGACCACCGTATTTGACCTATTAGTTACCTTCCTGCTCACTGCGCCAATCATGGTATTGGCGGCGCGTCGTCCATTCTGGGCTAAGCCAGCAGTTAATGGAATGGCCAAGGTATTCCGACTGGCGGAAATTCACCGCGCGAACCGTACTTCCGCCGAGGAGGCACAAAAATGA
- the secF gene encoding protein translocase subunit SecF has product MSRTTRTSLSSAASEHSGDQPQEINLSLVDRLSTGDGGIDFVGKSKTWYWATVVLLAISVLAVVIRGFTLSIDFEGGTKLNMPAENISVSAAAETFENALGINPEMTQIVGSGNTATLEIHSERLSEDQIAKARLALYEAFQPHNAAGEITPDAIGDSTVSESWGSTITNRMILSMLVFLVLAFIYIAVRLKREMAVAAMVALIVDAILIAGIYALFGFEVSPAAVIGLLTVLAFSIYDTVIVFDKVRENTEGILESRNQTYAEAANAAVNQTVMRSISTSVISALPIVALMVVAVWMLGVGALQDLALIQLIGVIEGVFSSIFLATPLLVTITQRKREYINHNQRVLAFRENREAEITAELADSTAKKATRTVAAPAAPVGPIATSHDPEAATTWRPGKA; this is encoded by the coding sequence ATGAGCCGTACAACGCGTACTTCTTTAAGCTCTGCAGCTAGTGAACACAGCGGAGATCAACCCCAAGAAATTAACCTCAGCCTTGTTGATCGTCTCAGCACTGGTGATGGCGGTATTGATTTCGTCGGAAAATCTAAAACCTGGTATTGGGCAACCGTAGTACTGCTAGCAATCAGCGTGCTAGCTGTAGTTATTCGAGGATTCACCTTATCTATTGATTTTGAAGGTGGCACCAAGCTCAATATGCCAGCGGAAAATATTAGTGTTTCCGCCGCTGCTGAAACCTTTGAAAATGCCCTTGGAATCAATCCTGAAATGACTCAGATTGTGGGCTCTGGGAATACCGCCACCTTAGAAATCCATTCCGAAAGGCTTTCTGAGGACCAGATTGCTAAGGCGCGCCTGGCGCTCTATGAGGCTTTCCAGCCACATAATGCTGCCGGTGAAATCACCCCTGATGCTATTGGTGATTCCACTGTTTCAGAATCATGGGGCTCTACGATTACCAACCGGATGATTCTTTCCATGCTGGTATTCCTAGTCTTGGCTTTCATATATATTGCCGTGCGCTTGAAGCGTGAAATGGCAGTGGCAGCTATGGTTGCGCTAATCGTGGATGCGATTCTCATCGCCGGAATTTATGCCCTATTTGGCTTCGAGGTCTCCCCAGCTGCAGTTATTGGTTTGTTAACTGTTTTAGCTTTCTCTATCTACGACACCGTAATTGTCTTCGATAAAGTTCGCGAAAATACTGAAGGCATATTGGAATCTCGCAATCAAACCTATGCAGAAGCTGCAAATGCGGCCGTAAACCAGACCGTCATGCGCTCAATTTCCACCTCAGTTATTTCTGCCCTGCCAATTGTGGCTCTCATGGTGGTAGCCGTGTGGATGCTAGGCGTAGGTGCCTTGCAAGATCTAGCCCTAATTCAGCTAATTGGTGTTATAGAAGGCGTATTTTCCTCAATCTTCTTGGCCACACCACTTCTGGTAACTATCACCCAGCGCAAGCGTGAATATATAAATCACAACCAACGAGTACTAGCTTTCCGCGAAAATCGTGAAGCCGAGATCACTGCTGAACTAGCTGATAGCACAGCTAAAAAAGCGACTCGCACAGTAGCTGCTCCAGCTGCTCCAGTGGGCCCAATTGCCACTTCGCATGACCCAGAAGCAGCAACTACCTGGCGCCCAGGAAAAGCCTAG
- a CDS encoding ABC transporter substrate-binding protein: MKSQGNSRFGSAPQQKILGALFAGAVLGTSLISCGTNSASKEELPATADFPAYALSTPLVTVNAGSNTGAATNAELLSARLYPGVYTQGPSGQMIPNTDLVTTQVLPGLQRQVVYSINPTATFSDGTPITCTDFLVSYTAGKLPELFGSHLPLLAEVAGMDCVPGARKFSITFLEGFGDRWRNIFSAGQVLPAHIIAKNAGLSIEELGEVLVSGDPARLTEVAKAWQSSFLLHPGTDEGMVTSGPYLIAEVGSHGEVILVRNDNYYGDPAQLPKIVVWPGTTDISALAKHNTLLAADMSNNGTEWVNRDDPKNNFVVERRNGSMTDTLFLRTSGVFETAEARRAFAACIDHHKVAAASAEIAATEPQLTVVHVVPPDDPKGAKLADITDPHIGQNPDIARQLAGQEIRVGYITPNPRYEHMLSAISKSCAELGITVKDMSGAHGGDLTEIANFDGQLDAIIKPVSPTNEYGNLRVTDNAVLQLRDAEAWLWEQATTIPLTAQPRTFVIDRRASNLSVYTGLAGIGWNIDRWQASEDKK, from the coding sequence GTGAAATCCCAAGGGAACTCCCGCTTCGGCAGCGCACCTCAGCAAAAAATTCTAGGTGCGTTATTCGCCGGAGCGGTTTTGGGTACTAGTTTAATTTCATGCGGAACTAACTCTGCTTCGAAAGAAGAACTCCCCGCTACAGCAGATTTTCCTGCCTATGCGCTAAGTACTCCACTAGTAACTGTTAATGCCGGTAGCAATACTGGTGCAGCTACTAATGCCGAACTTTTAAGTGCCAGACTCTACCCAGGGGTTTATACCCAAGGGCCTTCCGGCCAGATGATTCCGAATACGGATCTAGTAACTACCCAAGTATTGCCGGGGCTGCAAAGGCAAGTCGTTTATTCGATTAATCCCACTGCCACTTTTTCAGATGGCACGCCAATAACTTGCACCGATTTTTTAGTTTCTTATACGGCCGGAAAACTACCAGAACTATTTGGTTCTCATTTGCCGCTGCTGGCAGAGGTCGCTGGAATGGATTGCGTACCTGGAGCGCGCAAATTTAGCATCACTTTCTTAGAAGGTTTTGGAGATAGATGGCGCAATATCTTCAGTGCCGGCCAAGTATTACCCGCACATATCATTGCGAAAAATGCCGGTCTCAGCATAGAAGAACTAGGGGAAGTACTAGTTTCTGGAGACCCGGCTCGCTTGACAGAAGTAGCTAAAGCCTGGCAAAGCAGTTTTTTGCTACACCCAGGAACTGATGAAGGAATGGTTACCTCTGGGCCCTATTTGATTGCAGAAGTAGGCAGCCATGGGGAAGTGATACTAGTTCGCAACGATAATTATTATGGCGATCCTGCCCAACTTCCAAAAATAGTAGTTTGGCCAGGAACCACAGATATATCTGCTTTGGCTAAGCATAATACTTTGCTAGCTGCTGATATGAGCAATAATGGCACCGAGTGGGTTAACCGTGATGATCCAAAAAATAATTTCGTAGTTGAACGCCGCAATGGGTCTATGACAGATACTTTGTTCCTAAGAACCAGCGGAGTATTTGAAACAGCCGAAGCCCGTCGAGCTTTTGCTGCTTGTATTGATCACCATAAAGTAGCCGCAGCTTCGGCAGAGATCGCGGCAACTGAACCACAACTAACCGTCGTGCATGTGGTGCCTCCTGATGATCCAAAAGGCGCCAAGCTAGCCGATATCACCGATCCACATATTGGGCAAAACCCCGATATTGCCAGGCAGTTAGCTGGCCAAGAAATCAGAGTGGGATATATAACTCCTAATCCACGCTATGAACATATGCTGTCAGCTATTAGTAAAAGCTGTGCGGAGCTGGGGATAACCGTCAAAGATATGTCTGGTGCACACGGTGGGGATCTAACAGAAATAGCTAATTTCGACGGGCAGTTAGATGCCATAATCAAACCTGTGAGCCCCACTAATGAATATGGCAATTTGCGGGTAACTGATAATGCAGTGCTACAGCTTCGTGATGCTGAAGCCTGGTTGTGGGAACAGGCAACTACTATTCCCTTAACTGCGCAGCCGCGCACATTTGTGATTGATCGCCGGGCCAGTAACCTAAGCGTTTATACAGGTTTAGCCGGTATTGGCTGGAATATAGACCGATGGCAAGCAAGTGAGGATAAAAAATAG
- a CDS encoding adenine phosphoribosyltransferase gives MALTTFASDPCELAREVLAEKVRLVPDFPVPGVLFQDLTPVLADATAFRAVVKALAAAARDMQADLIGGLDARGFLLGAAVAYELNLGILAIRKKGKLPPPVFTEEYELEYGTAALEIPAEAMDLSGRKVVLIDDVLATGGTLVAARKLLESAGAVCVGNVVVLEVEELKGAQRLGSTPLAVINKP, from the coding sequence GTGGCACTAACTACTTTTGCTTCTGATCCCTGCGAATTAGCCCGGGAGGTGCTAGCTGAAAAGGTTCGTTTGGTTCCAGATTTTCCGGTGCCCGGTGTGCTTTTCCAAGATTTAACCCCCGTACTTGCAGATGCCACAGCTTTCCGTGCAGTAGTTAAGGCCCTGGCTGCGGCCGCAAGAGATATGCAAGCTGACCTCATCGGGGGTCTGGATGCACGCGGCTTCCTTTTGGGGGCAGCAGTAGCTTATGAATTGAATTTAGGGATTTTAGCTATTCGTAAAAAAGGTAAACTGCCTCCACCAGTGTTTACCGAAGAATACGAGTTGGAATATGGCACTGCAGCCTTAGAAATCCCAGCTGAAGCTATGGATTTAAGCGGTCGCAAGGTGGTTTTGATAGATGATGTATTAGCTACTGGGGGTACTTTAGTAGCTGCCCGAAAGCTATTGGAATCGGCAGGTGCGGTTTGTGTAGGTAATGTGGTGGTTCTTGAGGTGGAAGAACTCAAAGGCGCACAGCGTTTAGGTAGTACCCCACTTGCAGTTATTAATAAGCCATAA